In the Devosia sp. SL43 genome, one interval contains:
- the ldtR gene encoding transcriptional regulator LdtR, producing MAFKSNAAEALSPERPQSLKPLYLEAVSRVERLHRRLLDLIKDEFDRMGWDDINPVQALLMFNIGDAELTAGELRSRGYYLGSNVSYNLKKLVETGYIFQERSRSDRRSVRIKLTPKGEEVAEVIDELYDRHLKSIDKVGGLGDDEFDGLNKALARLERFWVDQILYKL from the coding sequence ATGGCATTCAAATCCAACGCAGCCGAGGCACTCTCCCCGGAACGTCCCCAGAGCCTGAAGCCGCTTTATCTGGAAGCTGTTTCACGCGTCGAACGTCTGCATCGGCGTCTGCTCGATCTCATCAAGGATGAGTTCGATCGCATGGGCTGGGACGACATCAACCCGGTTCAGGCCCTGCTGATGTTCAACATCGGCGACGCAGAACTCACCGCCGGCGAACTCCGCTCCCGCGGCTACTATCTGGGCTCCAACGTCTCCTACAATCTCAAGAAGCTGGTCGAAACCGGCTACATCTTCCAGGAACGCTCCCGTTCCGATCGCCGCTCGGTGCGCATCAAGCTCACCCCCAAGGGCGAGGAAGTGGCCGAAGTGATCGACGAGCTCTATGATCGCCACCTCAAGTCCATCGACAAGGTCGGCGGCCTGGGCGACGACGAGTTCGACGGCCTCAACAAGGCGCTCGCCCGCCTTGAGCGCTTCTGGGTCGATCAGATACTCTACAAGCTCTAG
- a CDS encoding L,D-transpeptidase family protein, producing MRLNRRNLLRYSAIAGASLALPSALRAQDGNPLTEIFGNGRVLRDTDQTLNTDAAQSLIATNEPILSFDTVYNLQLAISQYEPFVANGGWEEIPQEAYKLVVGNSSPAVIALKRRLIGGGDMPWAENINDTFDAQTDAGVRIFQARHGLIINGQIDEPTWYAMNVPAQQRLQQLYLNYTRVQGMAANLNPRYVVVNIPAATIEAVNDGMVEQRHTAVVGRVERATPIMASKISQINFNPYWHVPKSLVRQDLTKYMQENPNYLTEQNIFIYDGAGNKVDPQTINWAGITDEQVNYMYRQEPGAANSMGHCKINFYNPYDCYLHDTPSKALFGENARFHSSGCVRVEGVNQLVNWLLRDNGDWDQSKVDMTFESLQRLDVECQARVPIHTTYITAWANRQGTVSFRDDVYKFDEQGKVTFNETANG from the coding sequence ATGCGGCTCAATCGACGTAATCTCCTCCGCTATTCGGCGATCGCGGGCGCTTCCCTGGCGCTCCCCAGCGCGCTGCGGGCGCAGGACGGCAACCCCCTAACCGAAATCTTCGGAAATGGACGCGTTCTGCGCGATACCGATCAGACCCTCAATACCGATGCCGCCCAGTCGCTGATCGCCACCAACGAGCCGATCCTGTCGTTCGACACGGTTTACAACCTGCAACTCGCCATCTCGCAATACGAGCCCTTCGTCGCCAATGGTGGCTGGGAAGAAATTCCGCAGGAAGCGTACAAGCTCGTCGTCGGCAATTCGAGCCCTGCGGTCATCGCGCTCAAGCGCCGTCTGATCGGCGGCGGCGACATGCCCTGGGCCGAGAATATCAATGACACCTTTGACGCGCAGACCGATGCCGGCGTTCGCATTTTCCAGGCGCGTCACGGCCTGATCATCAACGGCCAGATTGACGAGCCGACCTGGTACGCAATGAATGTGCCGGCCCAGCAGCGCCTGCAGCAGCTCTACCTGAACTACACGCGCGTTCAGGGCATGGCCGCCAACCTCAACCCGCGCTATGTCGTGGTCAATATTCCGGCCGCAACCATCGAGGCCGTCAATGACGGCATGGTCGAGCAGCGCCATACGGCCGTCGTCGGCCGCGTCGAACGCGCGACCCCGATCATGGCCAGCAAGATCAGCCAGATCAACTTCAACCCCTATTGGCATGTACCCAAGTCGCTGGTTCGTCAGGACCTGACCAAGTACATGCAGGAAAACCCGAACTATCTGACCGAGCAGAATATCTTCATCTACGACGGCGCGGGGAACAAGGTTGATCCGCAGACGATTAACTGGGCTGGCATCACCGATGAACAGGTGAACTACATGTACCGGCAGGAGCCGGGCGCCGCCAATTCGATGGGCCATTGCAAGATCAACTTCTACAATCCCTACGATTGCTATCTGCACGACACCCCGTCCAAGGCGCTGTTCGGCGAAAACGCCCGCTTCCACTCCTCGGGCTGTGTCCGCGTGGAAGGCGTCAATCAGCTCGTCAACTGGCTGCTGCGCGACAATGGCGATTGGGACCAGAGCAAGGTCGACATGACCTTCGAGTCGCTCCAGCGCCTCGATGTCGAATGCCAGGCCCGCGTGCCAATCCACACGACCTACATCACGGCCTGGGCCAACCGCCAGGGCACCGTCAGCTTCCGCGACGACGTCTACAAGTTCGACGAACAGGGCAAAGTCACGTTCAACGAGACCGCCAACGGCTGA
- a CDS encoding DUF6898 family protein gives MRVAAIDADTGIEVIVVTPVSATKLQMQQVALAKLRKRLGELPPPPASAGKFA, from the coding sequence ATGCGGGTTGCCGCCATCGACGCCGATACCGGCATTGAGGTCATCGTCGTCACGCCGGTTTCCGCAACCAAGCTGCAGATGCAACAGGTGGCTCTGGCCAAGCTTCGCAAGAGGCTGGGAGAGCTGCCGCCACCGCCAGCCAGCGCCGGAAAATTTGCCTGA
- a CDS encoding BA14K family protein, with amino-acid sequence MKLISTGMVAAALTGLLAITSIVPAQAQSVTFGANQRDRVITSYCESHRRDPDCRRFQNGNWNNGDYDNFYRRNRGGLDNIASGFFGFTFGAILGSALANGNNGGGNVVVRRGNSYEAHVEACYDRYRSYDEETDSFMGYDGRRHRCNL; translated from the coding sequence ATGAAACTCATTTCGACAGGAATGGTCGCGGCCGCCCTTACCGGCTTGCTTGCAATCACCAGTATCGTGCCGGCACAGGCGCAGTCGGTGACCTTTGGCGCTAACCAGCGTGATCGGGTTATCACGTCCTATTGTGAAAGCCACCGTCGGGATCCCGATTGCCGGCGGTTCCAGAACGGCAACTGGAACAATGGCGACTATGACAATTTCTATCGTCGCAATCGCGGCGGCCTAGACAATATCGCGTCCGGCTTCTTCGGCTTCACGTTCGGCGCCATCTTGGGCAGTGCGCTGGCCAACGGCAACAATGGCGGCGGAAATGTCGTGGTTCGCCGGGGCAATAGCTACGAGGCCCATGTCGAGGCTTGCTACGATCGTTACCGGTCGTATGACGAAGAAACTGACTCGTTCATGGGCTACGATGGCCGCCGCCATCGCTGCAATCTGTAA
- the glyA gene encoding serine hydroxymethyltransferase — protein MSAALSSAPFQGFFSSSVAETDPELAAAINDELGRQRDEIELIASENIVSQAVLEAQGSVLTNKYAEGYPGRRYYGGCQYVDVAETLAIERAKQLFGVAYANVQPNSGSQANQGVYQALIQPGDTILGMSLDAGGHLTHGAKPNQSGKWFNAIQYGLRKQDGLVDMEQVRQLAHEHKPKMIVAGFSAYSRVMDWAEFRAIADEVGAFLFVDMAHVAGLVAGGVYPSPFPHAHVASTTTHKTLRGPRGGLILTNDEDIAKKINSAIFPGIQGGPLMHVIAAKAVAFKEALQPEFKAYAAQVVANAKVLAETLVKGGVDIVSKGTDNHLMLVDLRPKGLTGKATEKALERAHITCNKNAVPFDPEKPAITSGIRLGTPAGTSRGFGEAEFKLIGELIIEVLDGLKENGDENNGAVEAQVRAKVKTLTDRFPIYGKQ, from the coding sequence ATGAGCGCCGCCCTGTCTTCCGCGCCCTTCCAGGGTTTTTTCTCTAGCTCGGTTGCCGAGACCGATCCGGAGCTGGCCGCAGCCATCAACGATGAGCTTGGCCGCCAGCGCGACGAGATCGAACTGATCGCGTCCGAAAACATCGTCTCGCAGGCCGTGCTTGAGGCCCAAGGGTCGGTCCTCACCAACAAATATGCCGAGGGCTATCCCGGTCGCCGCTACTATGGCGGCTGCCAGTATGTCGACGTCGCCGAAACGCTGGCCATCGAGCGCGCCAAGCAGCTCTTCGGCGTGGCCTATGCCAACGTGCAGCCCAATTCCGGCTCTCAGGCTAACCAGGGTGTCTATCAGGCCCTGATCCAGCCGGGTGATACCATCCTCGGCATGTCGCTCGACGCCGGTGGTCACCTCACCCATGGCGCCAAGCCCAACCAGTCCGGCAAGTGGTTCAACGCCATCCAGTACGGCCTGCGCAAGCAGGACGGCCTGGTGGATATGGAGCAGGTCCGCCAGCTCGCCCATGAACACAAGCCCAAGATGATCGTGGCCGGCTTCTCGGCCTATTCCCGGGTCATGGACTGGGCCGAGTTCCGCGCCATCGCCGATGAAGTCGGTGCTTTCCTCTTTGTCGACATGGCCCATGTGGCCGGCCTCGTCGCCGGTGGCGTCTATCCCAGCCCGTTCCCGCATGCCCACGTGGCTTCGACCACCACGCACAAGACCCTGCGCGGTCCGCGCGGCGGCCTGATCCTCACCAATGACGAAGACATTGCCAAGAAGATCAATTCGGCGATTTTCCCTGGCATCCAGGGCGGCCCGCTGATGCACGTCATCGCCGCCAAGGCCGTTGCCTTCAAGGAGGCCCTGCAACCTGAATTCAAAGCCTACGCGGCACAGGTCGTTGCCAACGCCAAGGTCCTGGCCGAGACGCTGGTCAAGGGCGGTGTCGATATCGTCAGCAAGGGCACCGACAACCACCTGATGCTGGTCGATCTGCGCCCCAAGGGCCTCACCGGCAAGGCGACGGAAAAGGCGCTCGAACGCGCCCACATCACCTGCAACAAGAACGCCGTGCCCTTCGATCCCGAAAAACCGGCCATCACCTCGGGCATCCGCCTGGGCACCCCGGCTGGCACCTCACGCGGTTTCGGCGAGGCCGAATTCAAGCTCATCGGTGAACTGATCATCGAAGTGCTCGACGGTCTCAAGGAAAACGGCGACGAAAACAACGGTGCCGTCGAAGCGCAGGTCCGCGCCAAGGTAAAGACCCTGACCGACCGCTTCCCGATCTACGGCAAGCAGTAA
- the nrdR gene encoding transcriptional regulator NrdR yields MRCPYCGNDDTQVKDSRPTEDSGAIRRRRVCNGCGGRFTTFERVQLRDLTVVKKSGRKVPFDREKLARSVYTALRKRSVETDRIERMISGIVRQLESLGDVEVTSDQIGEYVMDGLKGLDDVAFVRFASVYKNFSAADDFRNFLAELAEGQGTLRDDE; encoded by the coding sequence ATGCGCTGTCCCTATTGCGGAAATGACGACACGCAGGTCAAGGACAGCCGCCCAACGGAAGATTCCGGGGCGATAAGGCGCCGCCGCGTCTGCAATGGCTGCGGCGGCCGTTTCACTACCTTCGAGCGGGTACAGCTGCGCGATCTGACCGTGGTCAAGAAGAGCGGCCGCAAGGTGCCCTTTGATCGCGAAAAGCTCGCCCGCTCGGTCTATACCGCCTTGCGCAAGCGGTCGGTCGAGACTGATCGCATCGAGCGCATGATCTCGGGCATCGTCCGTCAGCTCGAGAGCCTTGGTGATGTCGAAGTCACCTCTGACCAGATCGGCGAATACGTCATGGATGGCCTCAAGGGCCTCGACGATGTCGCTTTCGTCCGCTTTGCCTCGGTCTACAAGAACTTCTCAGCAGCCGATGACTTCCGCAACTTCCTGGCCGAACTGGCTGAAGGGCAGGGCACCCTGCGCGACGACGAGTGA
- the ribD gene encoding bifunctional diaminohydroxyphosphoribosylaminopyrimidine deaminase/5-amino-6-(5-phosphoribosylamino)uracil reductase RibD yields the protein MSAATPEDLRWLDAAVRLATPHLGTTADNPTSAALVVDPRDQTLVARAVTARGGRPHAEAIALEAAGFEAAGCTLYTTIEPCHHWGRTPPCVDTIIRSGIMRVVIGTSDIRHAGEGLLRLESAGVEAIVANHAPSAKLHSGYLQRLSKSRPLVTLALTVSADDRIVDVATGAAASWLDQLRARSDAILIGAATARRTNTDLTIRTPGLETRTPLRVVLAGASGVDRRLNLIGGFSGYRTAIIAESDAALDAPASVEVLRVAGKSGRPDLTAALTALAEKGIQNLLVEPGPRLAAALLEADLVDHVALLTAGEATGGAAASPDGKFTAVLDAAGLYAISAETIQRDTLTLYRRPA from the coding sequence GTGAGCGCCGCCACGCCGGAGGATCTGCGCTGGCTTGATGCGGCGGTCCGCCTGGCGACGCCGCACCTGGGCACCACCGCCGACAATCCCACTTCGGCTGCCCTGGTCGTCGATCCACGCGACCAGACGCTTGTCGCCCGCGCGGTCACCGCCCGTGGTGGCCGTCCGCATGCCGAGGCGATTGCGCTTGAAGCGGCCGGTTTCGAAGCCGCCGGCTGCACGCTCTACACCACCATCGAGCCCTGCCACCATTGGGGCCGCACGCCGCCCTGCGTCGACACCATCATCCGCTCCGGTATCATGCGCGTCGTCATCGGCACCAGTGATATCAGGCATGCAGGTGAAGGCTTGCTACGCCTCGAATCCGCCGGTGTCGAGGCCATCGTCGCCAATCATGCGCCCTCCGCCAAACTTCACTCCGGTTACCTGCAACGCCTGAGCAAGAGCCGGCCACTGGTTACTCTGGCGTTGACCGTCTCGGCAGACGACCGCATCGTCGATGTCGCGACCGGTGCTGCCGCCAGCTGGCTCGACCAGTTGCGCGCCCGCAGCGACGCTATCCTGATCGGCGCCGCCACGGCACGCCGGACCAACACCGACCTGACCATCCGGACCCCAGGCCTCGAAACCCGCACGCCATTGCGTGTGGTCCTGGCCGGCGCCTCCGGGGTCGATCGCCGCCTGAATCTGATTGGTGGCTTTTCCGGCTATCGCACTGCCATCATTGCAGAATCCGACGCCGCTCTGGACGCGCCCGCCTCTGTGGAAGTCCTCCGCGTCGCCGGCAAGTCAGGTCGTCCCGACCTTACCGCTGCGCTCACCGCTCTTGCCGAAAAAGGCATCCAGAACCTACTGGTCGAACCCGGGCCGCGCCTTGCCGCTGCCTTACTCGAAGCCGACCTCGTCGACCATGTCGCACTGCTCACGGCAGGGGAGGCCACCGGCGGTGCTGCCGCCAGCCCCGATGGCAAGTTTACTGCCGTTCTCGACGCGGCGGGTCTCTACGCCATATCGGCCGAGACCATCCAGCGCGACACGCTCACCCTCTATCGGCGGCCCGCATAG
- the nusB gene encoding transcription antitermination factor NusB: protein MADAPKRDPEAQRSANQRGAARLAAVQALYQMDVGRATLEDTLAQFGAFHLGREIEGEQYLPADADFFRQIVTGVAKHQLAIDPAVDRALADGWPVERVDATLRAILRAAAFELLRRKDIPPRVVITEYVDVAKAFYEDDASGLVNAALDAIAREAGSDLAGTV, encoded by the coding sequence ATGGCTGATGCCCCCAAACGCGACCCCGAGGCTCAACGCTCCGCCAACCAGCGCGGCGCCGCCCGTCTTGCCGCCGTCCAGGCGCTTTACCAGATGGATGTCGGTCGTGCGACGCTCGAGGATACGCTGGCCCAGTTCGGCGCATTCCATCTCGGCCGCGAGATCGAGGGTGAGCAATATCTCCCTGCCGATGCCGACTTCTTCCGCCAGATCGTCACCGGCGTCGCCAAGCATCAGCTGGCTATCGATCCGGCCGTTGATCGTGCTCTTGCCGATGGCTGGCCGGTCGAACGCGTCGACGCGACGCTCCGCGCCATCCTGCGCGCCGCCGCCTTTGAACTGCTCCGCCGCAAGGACATCCCGCCGCGCGTCGTCATCACCGAATATGTCGACGTCGCCAAGGCCTTCTACGAGGACGATGCCAGCGGCCTCGTCAACGCCGCACTGGACGCCATAGCGCGCGAAGCAGGCTCGGACCTGGCCGGCACCGTTTAG
- a CDS encoding outer membrane protein assembly factor BamE — translation MPLRTVSGSIAPLAAAATLALVLAACNSSTALITSRTQGYEISDSAQAQIRTGQSQQLVTLVLGSPQSTNTFGDQTAWYYVETKVRQTSFGMTMVDSRTVLAVYFDKNKKVVDKAVYGLQDGKTIAIESRRTASFGEDRTFIDQILQSF, via the coding sequence ATGCCTCTGCGTACCGTTTCCGGTTCAATCGCGCCGCTTGCCGCCGCTGCCACGCTTGCCCTTGTGCTGGCAGCCTGCAACAGCAGCACTGCGCTGATCACGTCACGGACGCAAGGCTACGAGATATCCGATAGCGCGCAGGCGCAGATTCGCACCGGCCAGAGCCAGCAACTGGTGACCCTGGTGCTCGGATCGCCACAATCGACCAACACGTTTGGCGACCAGACGGCCTGGTATTACGTCGAAACCAAGGTGCGGCAGACGTCGTTCGGCATGACGATGGTGGATTCGCGCACCGTGCTCGCGGTTTATTTCGACAAGAACAAGAAGGTCGTCGACAAGGCCGTTTATGGTCTGCAGGACGGCAAGACAATCGCGATTGAGAGCCGTCGCACCGCCTCGTTCGGCGAGGACCGCACGTTTATCGACCAGATCCTGCAGAGCTTCTGA
- a CDS encoding ubiquinol-cytochrome C chaperone family protein has protein sequence MILNLFRKNTATEPVYAVYNAIVAQSRQPRFYADWQVPDTVTGRFDMICLHMALLFRRLRSEAGERKDFSQAVFDLFFKDMDRSLREMGVGDLGVPKRIQKMGNIFFGLLAAMNEAMDRNDAVALEAVLARNIFDGNPGPHIRALADYLLAEDHALSAQPAAAITGGVISFQAAA, from the coding sequence ATGATACTGAACCTGTTCCGCAAGAATACTGCCACCGAACCGGTTTACGCCGTCTATAACGCCATTGTGGCGCAATCCCGGCAACCCCGTTTCTATGCCGATTGGCAGGTTCCCGACACGGTCACCGGCCGTTTCGACATGATTTGCCTGCATATGGCACTACTCTTCCGGCGTCTTCGCTCAGAAGCCGGCGAACGCAAGGACTTCAGCCAGGCCGTCTTCGATCTGTTCTTCAAGGACATGGACCGCTCGCTTCGAGAGATGGGCGTCGGCGATTTGGGCGTCCCCAAACGCATCCAGAAGATGGGCAACATCTTCTTCGGCCTGCTCGCCGCCATGAACGAGGCGATGGATCGAAACGATGCCGTAGCGCTCGAGGCCGTGCTGGCCCGCAATATCTTCGACGGCAATCCCGGCCCCCATATCCGCGCCCTGGCTGACTATCTCTTGGCCGAGGACCACGCGCTGTCGGCACAGCCCGCTGCCGCCATCACCGGCGGTGTCATTTCCTTCCAGGCCGCAGCATGA
- a CDS encoding YceD family protein, which translates to MSTVAPLFEAIIRVDRLPSAGRDLKVSLDEATRAALAEELKLTAIESFDATLTIAPLRGGIRALGRLVARVVQPSVVTFEPVTQDIDETIDRVFLPEAQTHKPTPGSEVFVDLDDEDFPDHIDGPEVDLSALLIETLALAIDPYPRMPGESLDSLGIKLDAEDTGPFAALARLKKNDDSGS; encoded by the coding sequence ATGAGCACAGTGGCCCCCCTCTTTGAAGCCATCATCCGCGTCGACCGCCTCCCCAGTGCCGGGCGCGACCTCAAGGTTTCTCTCGACGAAGCCACGCGAGCAGCTTTGGCCGAAGAGCTCAAACTGACCGCCATCGAGTCGTTCGACGCCACCCTGACGATTGCACCACTGCGCGGCGGCATCCGCGCCCTGGGCCGCCTCGTCGCTCGCGTCGTGCAGCCCTCGGTGGTCACCTTCGAGCCGGTAACCCAGGATATCGACGAGACAATCGATCGCGTCTTCTTGCCAGAAGCCCAGACTCACAAGCCGACCCCGGGCTCGGAGGTCTTCGTCGATCTCGACGACGAGGATTTCCCCGACCATATCGACGGCCCCGAGGTCGATCTCAGCGCGCTGTTGATCGAAACCCTGGCCCTCGCCATCGATCCCTATCCCCGCATGCCGGGCGAAAGCCTCGATTCACTGGGGATAAAGCTCGATGCGGAGGATACCGGGCCCTTTGCGGCGCTGGCCCGCTTGAAAAAGAACGACGATTCCGGCTCTTGA
- the plsX gene encoding phosphate acyltransferase PlsX, with product MTDSITISVDAMGGDNAPRAVIHGAHLALKERKNVRFIFHGRQEQIAPLLDEFPDLKSASTVRHCEGIIAMDEKPSQALRKGRGTSSMWMAIQAVKDREADVAVSGGNTGALMAMATFCLRPMEGIARPGIAAIWPTLRSDIIVLDMGATIGADAQQLVDYAILGSALARCLFDDEAPTVGLLNVGTEEVKGLDYIKEAGRILTEASGSGFTYHGFVEGDDIGKGTVDVVVTEGFVGNIALKTAEGTARQVGSYLRSALKSNLMSRIGALFATSALNALRRKMDPRTVNGGVFMGLNGIVIKSHGGTDEVGYKSALSLGYEMARSDLIAKIGETMKRFPIKAVATTAESEPEAKQA from the coding sequence ATGACCGACTCAATAACAATATCGGTGGACGCCATGGGGGGCGACAATGCCCCCCGCGCCGTGATCCACGGTGCGCATCTCGCCCTCAAGGAACGCAAGAACGTCAGGTTCATCTTTCACGGCCGGCAGGAGCAGATTGCTCCGCTGCTCGATGAATTCCCTGACCTCAAGTCCGCTTCGACCGTCCGTCACTGCGAAGGCATCATCGCCATGGATGAGAAGCCCAGCCAGGCCTTGCGCAAGGGCAGGGGCACCTCGTCGATGTGGATGGCCATCCAGGCGGTCAAGGACCGTGAGGCCGACGTTGCGGTCTCCGGCGGCAATACCGGCGCCCTCATGGCCATGGCGACCTTCTGCCTGCGACCCATGGAGGGCATTGCCCGTCCTGGCATCGCGGCCATCTGGCCCACCCTGCGCAGCGACATCATCGTCCTCGACATGGGCGCCACCATCGGCGCCGACGCCCAGCAACTGGTCGACTACGCCATTCTTGGCTCCGCCCTGGCGCGCTGCCTCTTCGACGACGAAGCGCCCACGGTGGGTCTCCTCAATGTCGGCACCGAAGAGGTCAAAGGCCTCGACTACATCAAGGAAGCGGGTCGCATCCTCACCGAGGCCAGCGGCTCCGGCTTCACCTATCATGGCTTCGTCGAAGGCGACGATATCGGCAAGGGCACCGTCGACGTCGTCGTCACCGAAGGCTTTGTCGGCAACATCGCCCTCAAGACCGCCGAGGGCACCGCCCGCCAGGTTGGCTCCTACCTGCGCAGCGCCCTTAAATCCAACCTGATGAGCCGGATCGGCGCCTTGTTCGCGACATCGGCCCTCAATGCCCTGCGCCGCAAGATGGACCCGCGCACCGTCAATGGCGGTGTGTTCATGGGTCTCAACGGCATCGTCATAAAATCGCATGGCGGCACCGACGAAGTCGGCTACAAGAGCGCTCTAAGTCTTGGCTACGAAATGGCGCGAAGCGACCTGATCGCCAAGATCGGCGAGACCATGAAGCGCTTTCCCATCAAGGCAGTAGCGACGACTGCCGAATCAGAACCCGAGGCTAAACAGGCGTGA
- a CDS encoding beta-ketoacyl-ACP synthase III, whose product MTKTRSIIRGVGGYLPEKVLTNAELATMVDTSDEWIQQRVGIKERHIAAEGQFTSDLAVEAAKRAMDAAGVTPDDIDLIIVATTTPDYTFPAAATLVQMKLGMHHGMAFDIQAVCSGFVYGVVTADSYLKNGLANRALVIGAETFSRLLDWTDRTTCVLFGDGAGAVVMEKIELPDDAPEQGVLASALRSDGHHWEKLYVDGGPSTTGTTGHVHMQGPEVFRHAVGKITDVVYATLEKSGYTIADLDWFVPHQANKRIIEGAGAKLGLPPEKVVMTVDIHANTSAASVPLALSAAVADGRIKKGDLVMLEAMGGGFTWGASLIRW is encoded by the coding sequence GTGACCAAGACGCGTTCCATCATCCGTGGTGTCGGTGGCTATTTGCCTGAAAAGGTGCTGACCAACGCCGAACTGGCCACCATGGTCGATACCTCCGACGAGTGGATTCAGCAGCGTGTCGGCATCAAGGAGCGGCACATCGCCGCCGAGGGCCAGTTCACATCTGACCTGGCCGTCGAGGCCGCGAAACGGGCGATGGATGCTGCCGGCGTAACGCCCGACGACATCGATCTGATCATCGTCGCGACCACCACGCCCGATTATACTTTTCCGGCTGCCGCGACGCTGGTCCAGATGAAGCTGGGCATGCATCACGGCATGGCCTTCGACATCCAGGCCGTCTGCTCCGGCTTCGTCTATGGCGTCGTCACTGCGGACAGCTACCTCAAGAACGGCCTCGCCAATCGCGCGCTGGTCATCGGCGCCGAAACCTTCTCGCGCCTGCTCGACTGGACCGACCGCACCACCTGCGTGCTGTTCGGCGATGGCGCCGGCGCCGTGGTGATGGAAAAGATCGAACTGCCCGACGATGCGCCGGAACAGGGCGTCCTCGCCTCGGCCCTTCGCTCGGACGGCCACCACTGGGAAAAGCTCTATGTCGATGGCGGCCCGTCCACGACGGGCACCACCGGCCACGTCCATATGCAGGGCCCGGAAGTTTTCCGTCACGCAGTCGGCAAGATCACCGACGTCGTCTATGCCACGCTCGAAAAGTCCGGCTACACCATCGCTGACCTCGACTGGTTCGTGCCCCACCAGGCCAATAAGCGCATCATCGAAGGGGCAGGGGCCAAGCTCGGCCTGCCGCCCGAAAAGGTGGTGATGACCGTCGATATCCACGCCAACACCTCGGCCGCCTCGGTACCGCTGGCGCTGAGCGCGGCCGTTGCCGATGGCCGCATCAAAAAGGGTGACCTCGTCATGCTCGAAGCCATGGGCGGCGGGTTTACCTGGGGCGCGTCTCTCATTCGTTGGTGA
- a CDS encoding integration host factor subunit alpha, with translation MTQKTVTRADLAEAVYGTVGLSRTESAELVERVLELIGDALITGANVKLSSFGSFQVRSKNERIGRNPKTGEEVPILPRQVLVFKPSNVLKSKINKSMVRAGK, from the coding sequence ATGACGCAGAAGACGGTAACGCGGGCGGATCTCGCCGAAGCAGTCTATGGAACGGTTGGGCTGTCGCGGACAGAGTCGGCCGAACTGGTCGAGCGGGTTCTCGAATTGATCGGGGATGCGCTGATTACCGGCGCCAACGTCAAGCTATCCTCTTTCGGATCCTTCCAGGTCCGCTCCAAGAACGAGCGTATAGGGCGCAATCCCAAGACCGGCGAAGAGGTGCCGATCCTGCCGCGGCAGGTTCTTGTGTTCAAACCGTCCAATGTGTTGAAGTCTAAGATCAACAAATCTATGGTTCGTGCTGGAAAATAA
- a CDS encoding MerR family transcriptional regulator, with translation MDKSPDAFRTISEAAEELDLPQHVLRFWETRFSTIKPLKRGGGRRYYRPEDVLLLRGIRHLLYDQGFTIKGVQRILKDQGSRYVIAVGEGKPLEEILPMIEQAEAMSDEAELEEAVMISSPGLDRESRDKLSDVLRELLECKRILERAREA, from the coding sequence GTGGACAAGTCGCCAGACGCCTTCCGGACGATATCTGAAGCTGCCGAAGAATTGGACCTGCCTCAGCATGTCCTGCGCTTCTGGGAGACTCGTTTCTCGACGATCAAGCCACTGAAGCGCGGCGGGGGACGTCGCTACTATCGCCCCGAGGATGTGCTGCTGCTGCGCGGCATCCGTCACCTGCTCTACGATCAGGGCTTCACCATCAAGGGCGTCCAGCGCATTCTCAAGGATCAGGGCAGCCGCTATGTCATCGCCGTGGGCGAGGGCAAGCCGCTCGAAGAAATCCTGCCGATGATCGAACAGGCCGAAGCCATGAGCGACGAGGCCGAACTCGAAGAAGCCGTCATGATCTCGAGCCCTGGCCTCGACCGCGAGTCGCGCGACAAGCTCTCCGACGTCCTGCGGGAACTCCTTGAATGCAAACGCATCCTGGAACGCGCACGCGAGGCGTGA